AGGTCGGCGGGTCGCAGAAGATCACGTCGTACCAGCCGCGGTCGGCCTCCAGCCAGGTCAGCGCGTCGCCCTGTACCAGGCGGTGCGAGGTACCACCGAGGCCGTTGAGCGCGAGGTTGTCGGCGCACCACTGCAGGTAGGTGCCGGACAGGTCCACGCTGGTGGTCTGCGCCGCGCCGGCCACAGCCGCCTGCACGCTGGCCACGCCGGTGTAGCAGAACAGGTTGAGGAAGCGCCGGCCCTTGGCCTCCTTGGCCATGCGCCGGCGCAGCGGGCGGTGGTCGAGGAACAGGCCGGTGTCCAGGTACTCGAACAGGTTCACCCACAGCCGCGCGCCGTTCTCGCGCACCACGAAGCGCTCGCCGTGCTGGTCGAAGCGGCCGTACTTGGAACCGCCCTTGCCGCGTTCGCGGGTCTTCAGCGCGACCCGCTCGGCCGGCACGTCGAAGCTGGCGCGCGCCGCGGACAGCAGCTCGCCACGGCGGCGGCGCACGTCGGCCTCGGGGATCTCCTTCGGCGGCGCGTATTCCTGCACGTGCAGGAAGGTGCGCTGCTCGCCGCCATCCTCGGCATAAACGTCGATCGCCGCCGCGTACTCGGGGATGTCGGCATCGTAGGCACGGAAGCAGGTCACGCCCTCGCCGCTGCGCCAGTTCTTCAGCTTGCGCAGGTTGCGCTGGATCCGGTTGGCGACCATCCGTGCGCCCTCGGACAGCTCGCGTGGCGCGCTGTCGCGCTGCGGCACCTGCACCGGGTCGCACACCACCAGCGCGCACTCGAGCGCGCCGTTGAACAGCTGGTACTTCTTCGCCGCGCGCAGGCCGGTGGCATGTGCCAGTTCAGCGTCGCCGCACAGCAGGCTGGCGCGCCACTGCGGCACCGCCCGCTGCAGGGCCTGGCCGATGCGCCGGTACAGCGCGGCATCGGCGGCCAGGCGGCGGTCGTAGGGCGGGTTGCATACCACCAGGCCGCGTCCGGCGGCCTGCGGCGGCAGCGCATCGATATCGCGCACCTGCAGTTCGATCGCGGCGGCAACGCCGGCGCGCATGGCGTTGTCGCGGGCCGCCTCGATCGCGCGCGGATCCAGGTCGCTGCCATGGAACACCGGGCGCAGCGCGGCCAGGCCGGCCTGCGCGCGCTCGCGCGCCTCGGCCACCAGCGCGTTCCAGCCGGCCAGGTCGAAGCCGCGCCAGCGCGAGGGCGGCGATGCCTCGTCGGTGAACGGCGGCGCCAGCTTGCCGCGGGCCACGGCCCAGGGATCGTCGGCCAGCTCCGGCTCTCCGCCCGCAGCAGTCTCCAGCGCGGCCTGCATGCGGCCCAGGCCGGGTGCGACGTCGGCGGCCATCAGCGCGCCTTCGACCAGCAGCGTGCCGCTGCCGCACATCGGATCCAGCAACGCGCCGCCTTCGGCGTACATCTTCGGCCAGCCACCCCGCAGCAGCACGGCCGCGGCGAGGTTCTCCTTCAGCGGCGCCTCGTGCTGCGAGCTGCGCCAGCCGCGCCGGTGCAGCGCACCCCCACCCAGGTCCACCGACAGCGTGGCCCTGCCCTTGCGCAGCGACAGGTTCAGGCGCAGGTCCGGCGCATCCACGTCGACCGAGGGACGCTCCAGGCCTTCGGCGCGGAACACATCGACCACCGCGTCCTTGACCCGCTGCGCGGCAAAGCGCGCATGGGTGATCGCGTCACCCGACACGTGCGCGTCCACGGCCAGGGTGTGGCCCTCGGCCAGGTGTTCGGTCCACGGCACGGCGGCGGCCCCGTCGTACAGCGCCTGCTCGTCCGGGCAGTCGAAGCTGGCCAGCGGCCACAACACGCGGCTGGCCAGGCGCGACCACAGCACGGCACGCTGCGCATCGGCCAGGCTGCCCTCGGCATTGGCGCCGGCGCTGGCGGCGGTGGCGCGGCTGGCGCCCAGCGCGACCAGCTCGTCGGCAAGCAGGTACTCCAGGCCCTTGGCGCAGGAAACGAAGAACTTCATCGGGAAGCGGACTCGCGGTCAGGGCCGCCCGGCCGCGGGGCGGCTGTCGGGCATCGGCATGGATGCGAATGGTCGGCCATCGGGCGCGGCGGCGCCAGCCCGGCGGGCATGGCGGCGTTCACCATTGGGCGACGACCCAGCCTTCCGGACCGGCCTGCAG
This genomic interval from Pseudoxanthomonas suwonensis 11-1 contains the following:
- the rlmKL gene encoding bifunctional 23S rRNA (guanine(2069)-N(7))-methyltransferase RlmK/23S rRNA (guanine(2445)-N(2))-methyltransferase RlmL, with amino-acid sequence MKFFVSCAKGLEYLLADELVALGASRATAASAGANAEGSLADAQRAVLWSRLASRVLWPLASFDCPDEQALYDGAAAVPWTEHLAEGHTLAVDAHVSGDAITHARFAAQRVKDAVVDVFRAEGLERPSVDVDAPDLRLNLSLRKGRATLSVDLGGGALHRRGWRSSQHEAPLKENLAAAVLLRGGWPKMYAEGGALLDPMCGSGTLLVEGALMAADVAPGLGRMQAALETAAGGEPELADDPWAVARGKLAPPFTDEASPPSRWRGFDLAGWNALVAEARERAQAGLAALRPVFHGSDLDPRAIEAARDNAMRAGVAAAIELQVRDIDALPPQAAGRGLVVCNPPYDRRLAADAALYRRIGQALQRAVPQWRASLLCGDAELAHATGLRAAKKYQLFNGALECALVVCDPVQVPQRDSAPRELSEGARMVANRIQRNLRKLKNWRSGEGVTCFRAYDADIPEYAAAIDVYAEDGGEQRTFLHVQEYAPPKEIPEADVRRRRGELLSAARASFDVPAERVALKTRERGKGGSKYGRFDQHGERFVVRENGARLWVNLFEYLDTGLFLDHRPLRRRMAKEAKGRRFLNLFCYTGVASVQAAVAGAAQTTSVDLSGTYLQWCADNLALNGLGGTSHRLVQGDALTWLEADRGWYDVIFCDPPTFSNSARADDFDVQREHVRLLRAAMARLAQGGVLYFSNNFRRFRLDTEAVAQFAECEEISASTIPPDFERNARIHRAWRLTHA